The Desulfuromonas sp. nucleotide sequence TTTCTTGGGAACTGCTCGGCAGCGGTCGCGAGTTGGCCGACGCCATCGGCGTCGAACTCGCCGCGGTCGTGATCGGCCAGGACGTGGAGCACCTCTGCGCCGAGGCCTTCGCCCACGGGGCGGACAAGGTCTACCTTCTCGACGCCCCGGTCTATGCCAACTACCGCACCGAGCCCTTTACCGAGGCCCTCGTCCACCTCGTCGAAAAGCACCGGCCCGAGATCATCCTCATGGGCGCGACCGGCCAGGGGCGCGACCTCGCCGGGGCTGTGGCGACCGTCGTCAAGACCGGTCTGACCGCCGACTGCACCGGGCTTGCCATCGACGAGCACGGCAACCTCGCCCAGACGCGGCCGGCTTTCGGCGGCAACATCATGGCGACCATCATGTGCGATCGCTTCCGCCCGCAGATGGCAACTGTCCGTCCGCATGTCATGGCGATGCCCGAGAGGCGCGAAGGGCGTGAGGGCACGATCGTCCGGGAGGATTTCGCTCCCCGCGAGGAGGATATCCTGGTCAAGGTCCTGGAGGTGATCAGCGACAAGGACGGCAAGGACCAGGTCGATATTGCCGGGGCCGAGATCATCGTCTCCGGGGGCCGGGGGCTGATGAACGGGGAGAATTTCGCCATCCTTCGGGAGTTGGCCGATGAGCTCGGCGCCATCGTAGGCGCCTCGCGCAGCGCGGTCGATGCCGGATGGATGGCGCACAACCGGCAGGTCGGCCAGACCGGCAAGACAGTGCGGCCCCAGATCTACATCGCCTGCGGCATCAGTGGGGCGATCCAGCACAAGGTCGGGATGCAGGACTCGGACGTGGTGATCGCCATCAACCGCGACCCGGAGGCGCCGATCTTCGAGGTGGCCACCTACGGCATCGTCGGCGACCTCTTCCAGGTCGTGCCGGCGCTGACCCGCCGCATCCGTGAACTGAAGCAGCAGCGCGGCAAGGCCGGTGCTGCCCGGGCCGCCGTTTGAACGCCTCCCCTGACATGAAACGCAACGAGGTCTGACATGCCGATCAACCATACGCTCTTCGTCCCCATCTTTCTCTTCGCGATCCTCTTCTTCTGCTACAGCTGCTACCGGCGCCTGCAACTGGTCGCCCTCGGCCAGCCCGAGGACCGCTTCGACCGGCCCGGAGAGCGCCTCGCCGCGATGTTAACCTACGCCTTTGGGCAGAAGCGGGTGCTCGCGCGCCCCTTCGGAGTGAATCATTTCGTGCTTTTCTGGGCCTTTCTCTTCCTGCTCGGAGCCAATGGCGAGTTCCTCCTCGAGGGGCTTCACCCCGCCCTGACCCTCGCCCAGCTCCCGACCCCCCTGCACCACGGCCTTGGCTTCATCTTCGACGCGGTCTCACTTCTCGCCCTGGTCTGCGTCGGCGTGGCCCTCGCTCGGCGCCTCTTTTTCCCCCCCGACTACCTCGGAACCGACTACACTTCCCCCCGTAGCGGCGAGGGGCTGCTGATTCTCGGGATGATCGCCGTCCTCATGATCGCCTTCTTTGTTCTGCACGGGGCGCTCATCGCCCTGCACGGCCCCGAGCCGTGGCGGCCGCTCTCCGCCCTGACCGGCAACTCCCTCGCCGGGCTTTCGGCGGCCTCTCTGGAAGGTGTGGCGGTCGCCGCCTGGTGGGTGCATGCCATCGTCCTTCTCGTTTTCATGAACCTGCTGCCGCGCAGCAAGCACATGCACATCCTCACCGCCATTCCCAACACCTACCTGACGACCCTGGGAAAACCGAACACCCAGCCCCGGGAGACTTTCGAGAAGGGGGAGCGCTTCGGTGCCGGCGAGGTCGAGCGCCTCTCCTGGAAGGACCTTCTGGACAGCCTGACCTGCACCGAGTGCGGCCGTTGCCAGGACCTGTGTCCGGCGCACAACACCGGCAAGGCTCTCAACCCCCGTCGCATCGTCCACAACATCAAGGTCAACCTGATGGATAACGGCGCAGCCCTGAAAGTTCCGGGGGCCCCCCGCAAGCCGCTTATCGTCGAAGGGGAGGTCGAGGGCGCTGCAAGCGAGGAGGCGATCTGGGACTGCACGACCTGCGGGGCGTGCCTTGAGGCGTGCCCGGTCCTCATCGAGCAGATGCCCAAGATCGTCAAGATGCGCCGCTATCTCGTCCAGGAGCAGGCCCGGTTTCCGGAGGAACTTCTCAACCTCTTCGAGAACACCGAGCAGCGCTCCAATCCCTGGGGGATCGCCCCTGGCGAGCGTGCCAAGTGGTGCGACCCATTCGGCGAGCGCCCCTTCGAGTCCGGCCAGACAGAGTACCTTTTTTTCGTAGGCTGCGCCGGTGCCTTTGACAACCGCAGCAAGCATGTCACCGCCGCGGTGGCCATGATCCTCGATGCCGCCGGGATCTCCTGGGGGATTCTCGGCAAGGATGAACTGTGTTGCGGCGACAGCCTGCGGCGGCTCGGCAATGAGTATGTTTTTGACCGTCTGGCCGAGCAGAACGTGACGCTGTTTCAGAAGCGGGGGGTGAAGAAGATCATCACCCAGTGTCCCCACTGCTTCAGCACCCTGAAGAACGATTATCGTCAGTACGGCCTGGAGGTCGAAGTGGTGCACCACAGCGAATTGATCCAGAGCCTGCTCGCTGACGGCCGGCTGCGTCTTGAGGGGACCGCCCCCCAGGGCAAGCTGCTCTTCCACGACTCCTGCTACCTTGGGCGCCACAACGACACCTATGCCGCTCCGCGCGAGGCCCTGACGGCGGCCACCGGCAAGGAGCCCGGCGAGTTCGTCCGGAACAGCGAGAAAGGCTTTTGCTGCGGCGCCGGGGGCGGTCGCATGTGGATGGAGGAGCTGACCGGAACCCGCATCAACCTGGAGCGGGTCAAGGAAGCTCTGCAGGAGCAGCCCGACACGGTCTGCGTGGCGTGCCCCTATTGCATGACCATGCTGGAGGACGGACTCAAGGACGAGGGGGCCGAAAACGTGCGGGTCAAGGACGTCGCCGAGGTGGTGGCCGAGGCGCTGGAGTAACGATCGCTCGAGTCGCTATCCTTAATTGAAACACGTCAAG carries:
- a CDS encoding (Fe-S)-binding protein, whose translation is MPINHTLFVPIFLFAILFFCYSCYRRLQLVALGQPEDRFDRPGERLAAMLTYAFGQKRVLARPFGVNHFVLFWAFLFLLGANGEFLLEGLHPALTLAQLPTPLHHGLGFIFDAVSLLALVCVGVALARRLFFPPDYLGTDYTSPRSGEGLLILGMIAVLMIAFFVLHGALIALHGPEPWRPLSALTGNSLAGLSAASLEGVAVAAWWVHAIVLLVFMNLLPRSKHMHILTAIPNTYLTTLGKPNTQPRETFEKGERFGAGEVERLSWKDLLDSLTCTECGRCQDLCPAHNTGKALNPRRIVHNIKVNLMDNGAALKVPGAPRKPLIVEGEVEGAASEEAIWDCTTCGACLEACPVLIEQMPKIVKMRRYLVQEQARFPEELLNLFENTEQRSNPWGIAPGERAKWCDPFGERPFESGQTEYLFFVGCAGAFDNRSKHVTAAVAMILDAAGISWGILGKDELCCGDSLRRLGNEYVFDRLAEQNVTLFQKRGVKKIITQCPHCFSTLKNDYRQYGLEVEVVHHSELIQSLLADGRLRLEGTAPQGKLLFHDSCYLGRHNDTYAAPREALTAATGKEPGEFVRNSEKGFCCGAGGGRMWMEELTGTRINLERVKEALQEQPDTVCVACPYCMTMLEDGLKDEGAENVRVKDVAEVVAEALE
- a CDS encoding FAD-binding protein, which produces MEEKKKLKKPRGKARLIEGRCIACGERCLSVCPVDGICMNAAGEPEIIPEKCIGCVKCIKVCPAEALEMFYTPEEQELLRQWEAQHGSAEEEVDDEERQRREMLARYKGVWVIVEQYAGETAKVSWELLGSGRELADAIGVELAAVVIGQDVEHLCAEAFAHGADKVYLLDAPVYANYRTEPFTEALVHLVEKHRPEIILMGATGQGRDLAGAVATVVKTGLTADCTGLAIDEHGNLAQTRPAFGGNIMATIMCDRFRPQMATVRPHVMAMPERREGREGTIVREDFAPREEDILVKVLEVISDKDGKDQVDIAGAEIIVSGGRGLMNGENFAILRELADELGAIVGASRSAVDAGWMAHNRQVGQTGKTVRPQIYIACGISGAIQHKVGMQDSDVVIAINRDPEAPIFEVATYGIVGDLFQVVPALTRRIRELKQQRGKAGAARAAV